The following are encoded together in the Lactuca sativa cultivar Salinas chromosome 1, Lsat_Salinas_v11, whole genome shotgun sequence genome:
- the LOC111899351 gene encoding fasciclin-like arabinogalactan protein 14, which yields MALSPLLSCFLLWSLVSTATAFDITKILNQYTDYTIFNEELSRTRVAEEINMRTSVTVLVISNGAMSAVTSQKEGSIADIMRIHVVLDYYDSAKIKTLKNETTLTTLYQTTGSADKEQGFITVNKENNEIKLGSAVSGSQMSARVNKVVTSVPYDVSVIEISSPIIPNGIDASDPPSQLSSPSPSPDQSYSTPLPPPSSSPSDSPADSSSDHSSSANTTAPAFAPSNESKQKPIYGQAPAVPSPSDADVDSDDDDDADAPSDKASSSSRKAIVSGIIMLLASFVASL from the coding sequence ATGGCTCTCTCGCCTTTGCTCTCGTGCTTCCTCCTTTGGTCGTTGGTTTCCACAGCTACCGCATTTGACATTACAAAGATCCTTAATCAATACACAGACTACACGATCTTTAACGAGGAGCTTTCTAGGACTAGAGTGGCGGAAGAGATCAACATGCGCACATCAGTAACGGTGTTGGTTATCTCCAATGGCGCAATGTCTGCTGTTACCAGCCAAAAAGAAGGCTCCATTGCAGATATCATGAGGATTCATGTCGTCCTTGACTACTATGATTCTGCAAAGATCAAGACGCTCAAGAATGAAACCACATTAACCACGTTGTACCAAACAACTGGATCGGCTGATAAAGAACAAGGGTTTATTACAGTAAACAAGGAAAATAATGAGATCAAACTGGGTTCAGctgtttctggatctcaaatgtCCGCTAGGGTAAACAAGGTTGTTACTTCTGTCCCTTACGACGTTTCAGTTATAGAGATTTCTTCACCGATCATCCCCAATGGAATAGACGCTTCGGACCCACCCTCTCAATTATCATCACCGTCACCCAGCCCCGATCAGTCTTATTCAACACCGCTTCCTCCTCCGTCAAGCAGCCCGTCAGACAGCCCTGCAGATTCATCTTCGGATCATAGTTCCTCAGCCAACACAACTGCACCAGCGTTCGCTCCTTCAAACGAAAGCAAACAAAAGCCTATATATGGACAAGCACCTGCAGTTCCTTCTCCTTCTGACGCAGATGTTGATTCAGATGACGATGATGACGCAGATGCACCATCTGACAAAGCTTCTAGCTCTTCACGAAAGGCTATTGTTTCTGGTATTATCATGCTCTTGGCTTCGTTCGTTGCCAGTTTGTAA
- the LOC111899340 gene encoding uncharacterized protein LOC111899340 isoform X2: MLKTRCSLIKGFVYGIFKLKSKVQPFDHIFSAMLQLIFPTSKVIVAVSTQSSLSHRKLPIGSNAFPLPTLSYFVYFKHLSMLWTSFELFQVCK; the protein is encoded by the exons ATGTTGAAAACCAGATGTTCATTGATCAAGGGTTTTGTTTATGGGATTTTCAAATTGAAATCCAAAGTTCAGCCGTTTGATCATATCTTCTCTGCAATGCTGCAACTG ATTTTTCCCACATCCAAGGTTATTGTTGCAGTCTCCACACAATCCTCTCTCAGTCATCGCAAGCTTCCAATCGGTTCTAACGCCTTTCCTCTACCAACTTTGTCCTATTTTGT gTACTTCAAACATTTGAGTATGCTCTGGACAAGTTTTGAACTGTTTCAAG TTTGCAAATAA
- the LOC111899340 gene encoding uncharacterized protein LOC111899340 isoform X1, with amino-acid sequence MLKTRCSLIKGFVYGIFKLKSKVQPFDHIFSAMLQLIFPTSKVIVAVSTQSSLSHRKLPIGSNAFPLPTLSYFVYFKHLSMLWTSFELFQGFNVEM; translated from the exons ATGTTGAAAACCAGATGTTCATTGATCAAGGGTTTTGTTTATGGGATTTTCAAATTGAAATCCAAAGTTCAGCCGTTTGATCATATCTTCTCTGCAATGCTGCAACTG ATTTTTCCCACATCCAAGGTTATTGTTGCAGTCTCCACACAATCCTCTCTCAGTCATCGCAAGCTTCCAATCGGTTCTAACGCCTTTCCTCTACCAACTTTGTCCTATTTTGT gTACTTCAAACATTTGAGTATGCTCTGGACAAGTTTTGAACTGTTTCAAG GGTTTAATGTTGAGATGTAG